One Desulfomicrobium escambiense DSM 10707 DNA segment encodes these proteins:
- a CDS encoding insulinase family protein translates to MPTGFTLVSSTHVPEIASQADLYVHDRTGARILSVRNDDENKVFGITFRTPPADSTGVAHILEHSVLCGSRKYPVKEPFVDLLKGSLQTFLNAMTYPDKTCYPVASQNLKDFYNLTDVYLDAVFFPRITPEIFEQEGWHLDLPAADAELAVKGVVYNEMKGVYSSPDSQLAEQSQQSLFPDTTYGLDSGGHPRAITDLTYEQFARFHRTYYHPSNAWIFFYGDDDPEARLELLREYLDRFEALEVDSSVGLQPAFDGPREVCQGFEAMGEEDEALGMLTMNWLLPGKEDPETVLACKILDGLLTGMNASPLRKALIESGLGEDLTGAGVEHEMAQMYYSVGLKGVLPENFEAVKALILSTLQDIVDKGFEADLIEAGINSAEFDLRENNTGSYPRGLIVMLRALGSWLYDLDPLELVAFEKPLAALKDRLARGEKVFEELIRRHILENPHHTVVVLEPEEGYAARVDDEEQALIRSLREARADLGDEELVRRTEQLRRMQETPDSPEALATLPCLSREDIDPEVRVVPTEARDWDGATALLHDLPTNDICYLDLALDLGAVPERLIPLVPLFGRALTEMGTDLEDYVSFSKRINSKTGGVYARTLLTQREGGPDPVARLVVRAKAVGARVGDMLGIVGDALTRTRFDDRERFRQMVLEEKAGLEHALVPSGHHFVGLRLRSRFNLADSLQERMGGVESLLFLRELAGRIDGDWNGVLDDLETLRRAVVRRGCAVVNLTMDESMLAGHCERFREFAAGLPGGVAERAVWSGPAAAEHEALIIPAQVNYVGKVCDLHAAGYGFHGSSLVASKYLRTTWLWEQVRVLGGAYGGFCSYGRLTGLMSFGSYRDPNIASTLAAFDGCGKFLETVSLDRGELLKAIIGTSGDLDPYQLPDAKGFTAMTQHMAGVTTPTRQRIRDEVLATEEGHLRSFGTLLREAAASGLVCVMSGEEALARAGLQGLELPRKLKLL, encoded by the coding sequence ATGCCCACCGGTTTCACCCTCGTTTCCTCCACGCATGTCCCGGAGATAGCCTCCCAGGCCGACCTCTACGTCCACGACAGAACCGGTGCGCGCATCCTCTCGGTCAGAAACGACGACGAGAACAAGGTCTTCGGCATCACCTTCCGCACGCCCCCGGCCGACTCCACGGGCGTGGCGCACATCCTGGAGCACTCGGTCCTGTGCGGGTCGCGCAAGTACCCGGTCAAGGAGCCCTTCGTGGACCTCCTCAAGGGCTCCTTGCAGACCTTCCTGAACGCCATGACCTACCCGGACAAGACGTGCTACCCCGTGGCCAGCCAGAACCTGAAGGATTTCTACAACCTGACGGACGTGTACCTCGACGCTGTCTTCTTCCCGCGCATCACCCCCGAGATCTTCGAGCAGGAGGGCTGGCACCTGGACCTTCCGGCCGCGGATGCGGAACTGGCCGTCAAGGGCGTGGTCTACAACGAAATGAAGGGCGTCTACTCCTCGCCCGACTCGCAGCTGGCCGAGCAGTCCCAGCAGTCCCTCTTCCCGGACACGACCTACGGCCTGGACTCGGGCGGCCACCCCCGCGCCATCACGGACCTGACGTACGAGCAGTTCGCGCGGTTCCACCGCACCTACTACCACCCGTCCAACGCCTGGATCTTCTTCTACGGCGACGACGACCCCGAGGCGCGCCTCGAACTGCTGCGCGAGTACCTGGACCGCTTCGAGGCCCTGGAGGTGGATTCGTCCGTCGGCCTGCAGCCCGCCTTCGACGGCCCGCGCGAGGTGTGCCAGGGCTTCGAGGCCATGGGCGAGGAGGACGAGGCCCTGGGCATGCTGACCATGAACTGGCTCCTGCCCGGCAAGGAGGACCCCGAGACGGTCCTGGCCTGCAAGATCCTCGACGGCCTGCTGACGGGCATGAACGCCTCGCCCCTGCGCAAGGCCCTCATCGAGTCGGGCCTGGGCGAGGACCTGACGGGCGCGGGAGTCGAGCACGAGATGGCCCAGATGTACTACTCCGTAGGCCTGAAGGGCGTGCTGCCCGAGAATTTCGAGGCCGTGAAGGCCCTCATCCTTTCCACCCTGCAGGACATCGTGGACAAGGGGTTCGAGGCCGACCTCATCGAGGCCGGCATCAACTCCGCCGAGTTCGACCTGCGTGAGAACAACACCGGCTCCTACCCGCGCGGCCTCATCGTCATGCTGCGGGCCCTGGGCTCCTGGCTCTACGACCTGGACCCCCTGGAGCTGGTGGCCTTCGAGAAGCCACTGGCCGCACTCAAGGACCGCCTGGCCCGTGGCGAGAAGGTCTTCGAGGAGCTCATCCGCCGTCATATCCTCGAAAACCCGCACCACACCGTTGTCGTCTTGGAACCCGAGGAAGGCTACGCCGCCCGCGTCGACGACGAAGAGCAGGCGCTCATCCGCTCCCTGCGCGAAGCCCGCGCCGACCTGGGCGACGAGGAGCTCGTGCGCCGTACGGAACAGCTGCGGCGCATGCAGGAGACCCCGGATTCCCCCGAGGCCCTGGCGACCCTGCCGTGCCTGTCGCGCGAGGACATCGACCCCGAGGTGCGCGTCGTGCCCACCGAGGCCCGCGACTGGGACGGGGCCACGGCCCTGCTGCACGACCTGCCGACCAACGACATTTGCTACCTGGACTTGGCCCTGGACCTGGGCGCCGTGCCCGAGCGGCTCATCCCCCTGGTGCCCCTCTTCGGCCGCGCCCTGACGGAGATGGGCACGGACCTCGAAGACTACGTGTCCTTCTCCAAGCGGATCAACAGCAAGACCGGCGGCGTCTACGCCCGCACCCTCCTGACCCAGCGCGAGGGCGGGCCAGACCCCGTGGCCCGGCTCGTGGTGCGCGCCAAGGCCGTGGGCGCGAGAGTGGGGGACATGCTCGGCATCGTGGGCGACGCCCTGACCCGGACCCGCTTCGACGACCGCGAACGCTTCCGGCAGATGGTCTTGGAGGAGAAGGCGGGACTGGAGCACGCGCTGGTGCCCTCGGGGCATCATTTCGTGGGCCTGCGGCTGCGGTCGCGCTTCAACCTGGCCGACAGCCTGCAGGAGCGCATGGGCGGCGTCGAGAGTCTCCTCTTCCTGCGGGAACTGGCCGGCAGGATCGACGGTGACTGGAACGGCGTCCTGGACGACCTGGAGACCCTGCGCCGGGCCGTGGTGCGGCGCGGCTGCGCCGTGGTCAACCTGACCATGGACGAGTCCATGCTCGCCGGTCACTGCGAGCGCTTCCGGGAATTCGCGGCCGGCCTGCCCGGCGGCGTGGCCGAGCGGGCGGTCTGGTCCGGCCCGGCCGCGGCGGAGCACGAGGCCCTGATCATCCCGGCCCAGGTCAACTACGTCGGCAAGGTCTGCGACCTGCACGCGGCCGGGTACGGGTTCCACGGCTCCAGCCTCGTGGCTTCGAAATACCTGCGCACGACCTGGCTCTGGGAGCAGGTGCGCGTCCTGGGCGGGGCCTATGGCGGCTTCTGCAGCTACGGCCGCCTGACGGGCCTCATGAGCTTCGGCTCCTACCGCGACCCCAACATCGCCTCCACCCTGGCGGCCTTCGACGGCTGCGGCAAGTTCCTGGAGACCGTCAGCCTGGACCGGGGCGAACTGCTCAAGGCCATCATCGGCACCTCCGGCGACCTGGACCCCTACCAGCTGCCCGACGCCAAGGGCTTCACGGCCATGACCCAGCACATGGCCGGCGTGACCACGCCGACGCGTCAGCGCATCCGCGACGAGGTGCTGGCCACGGAAGAAGGCCATCTGCGCTCCTTCGGCACGCTCCTGCGCGAGGCCGCGGCCTCGGGGTTGGTCTGCGTCATGTCCGGCGAGGAGGCTCTGGCCAGGGCTGGCCTGCAGGGGCTCGAACTGCCGAGGAAGCTGAAGCTGCTCTAG
- a CDS encoding DUF3369 domain-containing protein has translation MNDISHSSPGAHSDELLFAAEADAAGFRALPGWKLLIVDDEEEVHVITRMVLEGMTFSGRGLSFLSAYSGREAAEILRAEPDVAVILLDVVMETGQAGLDLVEFIRGELGNRLARIILRTGQPGQAPERDVITRYDINDYKHKTELTAQKLFSTVTTAIRSYNDLRAIEKTRQGLELIISSTRGLFQRGDMELFARGVLDQMSSLLRVNEDCLFLHSPSGFAATVQDGDIAVLAGTGEFSHCGIGLACSLSLDVLDALRTAVREKSSQFTRDHFVQYFRSRRGGENLLYFRLNHPLSPFEHRLVEVFSRNVAVAMDNMQLGLELANSQKEIIFTLGECVESRSKETASHVRRVSECCRLMAERLGFAAQDAELLRLASPMHDVGKIGIPDSILLKPGPLSTEEFEVMKTHTRIGFQMLKGSPRPIMQAAAVIAHEHHERWNGQGYPRGLRGEEIHPYGRIACLVDVFDSLLSRRVYKEAWPLPRVRDYIADERGGMFDPGMVDILLGDLDAFTALRNEFPD, from the coding sequence ATGAACGACATCTCCCACTCCTCCCCTGGCGCGCACTCCGACGAACTGCTGTTTGCCGCGGAAGCCGACGCCGCCGGCTTCAGGGCGCTGCCCGGATGGAAGCTCCTCATCGTCGACGACGAGGAGGAAGTGCACGTCATCACCAGGATGGTGCTGGAAGGCATGACCTTCTCGGGCCGGGGGCTGTCCTTCCTCAGCGCCTATTCCGGCCGGGAGGCCGCGGAGATCCTGCGCGCCGAGCCCGACGTCGCCGTCATCCTCCTGGATGTGGTCATGGAGACGGGGCAGGCCGGCCTCGACCTGGTGGAGTTCATCCGGGGCGAGCTCGGCAACCGGCTGGCGCGCATCATCCTGCGCACGGGGCAGCCGGGCCAGGCTCCGGAGCGCGACGTCATCACCCGCTACGACATCAACGACTATAAGCACAAAACCGAACTCACGGCCCAGAAGCTCTTTTCCACCGTGACCACGGCCATCCGCTCCTACAACGACCTGCGCGCCATCGAGAAGACCCGCCAGGGCCTGGAACTCATCATCTCCTCCACGCGCGGGCTTTTCCAGCGCGGCGACATGGAGCTTTTCGCCCGCGGCGTGCTGGACCAGATGAGCTCGCTGCTGCGCGTCAACGAGGACTGCCTGTTCCTGCATTCGCCCTCCGGCTTCGCGGCCACGGTCCAGGACGGGGACATAGCCGTGCTGGCCGGCACGGGGGAGTTCAGCCACTGTGGGATCGGCCTGGCCTGCAGCCTGTCCCTCGACGTGCTGGACGCCCTGCGGACGGCCGTGCGGGAGAAGTCGAGCCAGTTCACCCGCGACCATTTCGTGCAGTATTTCCGTTCCAGACGAGGCGGGGAAAACCTGCTCTATTTCCGCTTGAACCATCCGCTGAGTCCCTTCGAGCATCGACTGGTCGAGGTCTTTTCCCGCAACGTGGCCGTGGCCATGGACAACATGCAGCTTGGCCTGGAATTGGCCAACAGCCAGAAGGAGATCATCTTCACACTGGGTGAGTGCGTGGAGTCCCGGTCCAAGGAAACGGCGAGCCACGTGCGCAGGGTTTCGGAATGTTGCCGCCTCATGGCCGAACGCCTCGGCTTCGCCGCCCAGGACGCGGAACTCCTGCGTCTGGCCTCGCCCATGCACGACGTGGGCAAGATCGGCATTCCCGATTCCATCCTGCTCAAGCCCGGGCCCCTTTCGACCGAGGAGTTCGAGGTCATGAAGACGCACACCCGCATCGGCTTCCAGATGCTCAAGGGGTCGCCTCGGCCCATCATGCAGGCCGCAGCCGTCATCGCCCACGAGCACCACGAGCGGTGGAACGGGCAGGGGTACCCGCGGGGGCTGCGCGGAGAGGAAATCCATCCTTACGGCCGCATCGCCTGCCTGGTGGACGTCTTCGACTCCCTGCTTTCCCGCCGCGTGTACAAGGAGGCCTGGCCCTTGCCGCGCGTACGAGACTACATCGCCGACGAGCGGGGCGGCATGTTCGACCCCGGCATGGTCGACATCCTGCTGGGCGACCTGGATGCCTTCACCGCCCTGCGCAACGAATTTCCCGACTGA
- a CDS encoding response regulator, with protein MRNDDMMDEVRFAEETPPASSEGNGAWKVMIVDDDDFVHKVTELTLGDYRYQNTPVQYLHAYSALEAKMLLDEHPDTAVILLDVVMETENAGLEFARYVRREAANSFVRIILRTGQPGQAPERKVITEYDINDYKHKAELSEQRLFTAITAAIRSFNDLRTIDQSRIGLQGIIAASAELFAVKAVQDFFVLALEHILRTGRCAGLSCSEFGLVGTVREGRVEVFESRGLFDPGDGFSGPARRMLELCCATSAQRRLHVLEKEFAAGFYNSHTDQDYVLYASFGRPLNEMEQGLLHILGGNIAVALNNLFLTEEIVATQREVVLTLGEVVETRSKETAQHVKRVAEYSYLLAVKAGLSEDKAQLLRMASPMHDVGKIGIPDSILFKPGKLTEEEFNIIKTHTVIGHSILKNSPRRIMRTAATIALQHHERWDGTGYPHGLVEDETHIFGRITALADVFDALACDRVYKKAWPLDEVLAYLRDQQGRQFDPRLVDIFLANIDGLLAIRATYPD; from the coding sequence ATGAGAAACGACGACATGATGGATGAAGTCCGCTTCGCGGAGGAGACGCCGCCGGCATCGTCGGAAGGCAATGGCGCGTGGAAGGTCATGATCGTGGATGACGACGATTTCGTCCACAAGGTGACCGAACTGACCCTGGGCGACTACCGCTACCAGAACACGCCCGTGCAGTACCTGCACGCCTATTCCGCCCTAGAGGCCAAGATGCTCCTGGACGAGCATCCGGACACGGCGGTCATTCTCCTCGACGTGGTCATGGAGACCGAGAACGCGGGCCTGGAGTTCGCGCGGTATGTCCGCCGGGAGGCGGCCAACTCCTTCGTGCGCATCATCCTGCGCACGGGTCAGCCGGGCCAGGCGCCCGAACGCAAGGTCATCACCGAGTACGACATCAACGACTACAAGCACAAGGCTGAGCTGAGCGAGCAGCGCCTGTTCACGGCCATCACGGCGGCCATCCGCTCCTTCAACGACCTGCGGACCATCGACCAGAGCCGGATCGGGCTGCAGGGCATCATCGCCGCGTCGGCGGAACTGTTCGCGGTCAAGGCGGTGCAGGACTTCTTCGTGCTCGCGCTGGAGCACATCCTGCGCACGGGCCGCTGCGCCGGCCTGTCGTGCTCCGAGTTCGGCCTGGTCGGGACGGTCCGGGAAGGCCGGGTCGAGGTCTTCGAGTCCCGGGGGCTGTTCGACCCAGGCGACGGCTTTTCGGGGCCGGCGCGGCGCATGCTCGAACTGTGTTGCGCCACATCGGCGCAGCGCCGTCTGCATGTCCTGGAAAAGGAGTTCGCGGCAGGCTTCTACAACAGCCACACGGACCAGGACTATGTCCTCTACGCCTCCTTCGGCCGCCCCCTGAACGAGATGGAGCAGGGCCTGCTGCACATCCTTGGCGGCAACATCGCCGTGGCCCTGAACAACCTGTTCCTGACCGAGGAGATCGTGGCCACCCAGCGCGAGGTCGTGCTGACCCTGGGCGAGGTCGTGGAGACGCGTTCCAAGGAGACGGCCCAGCACGTCAAGCGCGTGGCTGAATACTCCTACCTCCTGGCCGTCAAGGCCGGGCTGTCCGAAGACAAGGCCCAACTCCTGCGCATGGCCTCACCCATGCACGACGTCGGCAAGATTGGCATCCCCGACTCCATCCTCTTCAAGCCGGGCAAGCTGACCGAGGAGGAGTTCAACATCATCAAGACCCACACCGTCATCGGTCACTCCATCCTCAAGAACTCGCCGCGGCGGATCATGCGCACGGCCGCGACCATCGCCCTGCAGCACCACGAACGCTGGGACGGCACGGGCTACCCGCACGGGCTGGTGGAGGACGAAACGCACATTTTCGGCCGCATCACGGCCCTGGCCGACGTCTTCGACGCCCTGGCCTGCGACCGCGTCTACAAGAAGGCCTGGCCCCTGGACGAGGTCCTGGCCTACCTGCGGGATCAGCAGGGGCGGCAGTTCGACCCGCGTCTTGTGGATATTTTCCTGGCGAACATCGACGGGTTGCTGGCCATCCGCGCCACCTACCCGGACTAG
- a CDS encoding DUF3369 domain-containing protein translates to MTGHDLRDDLVFADEEVVAAPARGQDAWKLLIVDDEEEVHSITRMVLGGYEFEGAPLVFLSAYSAEEGRRVMDDNPDVAVMLLDVVMETPHAGLDLARHVREALGNRLVRIILRTGQPGQAPERQVIIDYDINDYKNKSELTAQKLFTAVTTGIRSFRDLQAIDRSRQGLEDIITASADLFRTNSLERFARGVLTQMTSLLRLEESSMYLGAGSGFAARDREDDFVIIAGTGDFSDMKSRLASEALDGQELELVRRAVGADDCLFDHECYAGCFGMDSGSRHVLFLRIKRCLSELEQRLVHIFAANAAVAFENLLLNREMTETHREVIFTLGEVVENRALIEGLHVHRVAEMAHLLACKAGLDEDDCELLRLAMPMHDVGKVAIPDRVLLKTGPLDEVERRIVEEHPRLGFDILNRSGNRIMQAAARIALEHQESWDGSGYPAGLAGEDIHIFSRIARVVDVMDSLLSERVYKKPWSVEDTLAHLREQRGRQFDPVMVDLLLGHRQEFLALRENILQQSRDVEMGESEKKS, encoded by the coding sequence ATGACCGGACACGACCTGCGCGACGACCTGGTGTTCGCGGACGAGGAAGTCGTCGCCGCTCCCGCGCGGGGGCAGGACGCCTGGAAGCTCCTCATCGTCGACGACGAGGAGGAAGTGCACAGCATCACGCGCATGGTCCTGGGCGGCTACGAATTCGAGGGCGCGCCCCTTGTCTTCCTGAGCGCATACAGCGCCGAGGAGGGCCGCCGGGTCATGGACGACAACCCCGACGTGGCGGTCATGCTGCTTGATGTCGTCATGGAGACGCCGCACGCCGGTCTCGATCTGGCGCGCCACGTGCGTGAGGCGCTGGGCAACCGGCTGGTGCGCATCATCCTGCGCACGGGCCAGCCCGGCCAGGCTCCGGAACGGCAGGTCATCATCGACTACGACATCAACGACTACAAGAACAAATCCGAACTCACGGCGCAGAAGCTCTTCACCGCCGTGACCACGGGCATCCGCTCCTTCCGGGACCTGCAGGCCATCGACCGCAGCCGCCAGGGCCTCGAGGACATCATCACCGCCTCGGCGGATCTCTTTCGCACGAACAGCCTGGAGCGTTTCGCCCGCGGCGTCCTGACTCAGATGACGTCGCTCCTGCGCCTGGAGGAAAGCTCCATGTACCTGGGCGCGGGTTCGGGATTCGCGGCCCGGGACAGGGAGGACGACTTCGTCATCATCGCAGGCACCGGCGATTTTTCGGACATGAAGTCCCGGCTGGCCAGCGAGGCCCTGGACGGGCAGGAGCTGGAGCTGGTCCGCAGGGCGGTCGGCGCCGACGACTGCCTGTTCGACCACGAGTGCTATGCCGGCTGCTTCGGCATGGACAGCGGGTCGCGCCATGTCCTCTTCCTGCGGATCAAACGCTGCCTCTCGGAACTGGAACAGCGCCTCGTGCACATCTTCGCGGCCAACGCCGCCGTGGCCTTCGAGAACCTTCTGCTCAACCGCGAGATGACCGAAACCCACCGCGAGGTCATCTTCACCCTGGGCGAGGTGGTCGAGAACCGGGCGCTGATCGAGGGCCTGCACGTGCACCGCGTGGCCGAAATGGCCCACCTGCTGGCTTGCAAAGCCGGCCTCGACGAGGACGACTGCGAACTGCTGCGCCTAGCCATGCCCATGCACGACGTGGGCAAGGTCGCCATCCCCGACCGCGTGCTGCTCAAGACCGGCCCCCTGGATGAGGTTGAGCGCCGTATCGTCGAGGAGCACCCGCGTCTGGGATTCGACATCCTGAACCGTTCCGGGAACCGCATCATGCAGGCTGCCGCGCGCATCGCCCTGGAGCATCAGGAGTCCTGGGACGGCAGCGGGTACCCGGCGGGCCTGGCGGGCGAGGACATCCACATTTTCAGCCGCATCGCGCGGGTGGTGGACGTGATGGACTCGCTCTTGAGCGAGCGCGTCTACAAAAAGCCCTGGAGCGTGGAGGATACGCTGGCCCACCTCCGGGAACAGCGCGGCCGCCAGTTCGACCCGGTCATGGTGGACCTGCTCCTGGGGCACCGGCAGGAGTTCCTGGCCCTGCGGGAGAACATTCTTCAGCAGAGCCGGGATGTTGAAATGGGGGAGAGCGAAAAAAAATCTTGA
- a CDS encoding pirin family protein, with product MRREIRHIYQGQKVIEGAGVTLRRMFSSRDAALFDPFLMLDDFRSDHPHEYVKGFPWHPHRGIETITYVLKGDVAHGDSLGNSGVISAGDVQWMTAGSGIIHQEMPQGDEAGAMHGFQLWANLPASRKMMPPRYRDITADAIPEVRTPEASVKVIAGTVAGVTGPVDDVVIDPQYLDCAIAPDREFILPTRRGHTAFAFVHGGDGTINGSAVANGTLVLFEDGDELAATAGNGPLRLLLLTGKPLHEPIAWGGPIVMNTQAELDLAFQELRDETFLKHRIDAAR from the coding sequence ATGAGAAGGGAAATCAGGCACATCTACCAGGGCCAGAAGGTGATCGAAGGCGCGGGCGTGACCCTGCGCAGGATGTTCAGCAGCAGGGACGCCGCGCTTTTCGACCCCTTCCTCATGCTGGACGATTTCCGCTCGGACCACCCGCACGAGTATGTCAAGGGCTTCCCCTGGCACCCCCACCGGGGCATCGAAACCATCACCTACGTGCTCAAAGGCGACGTCGCGCACGGCGACAGCCTCGGCAACAGCGGGGTCATTTCCGCCGGGGACGTGCAGTGGATGACCGCCGGCAGCGGCATCATCCATCAGGAAATGCCGCAAGGTGACGAGGCCGGGGCCATGCACGGTTTCCAGCTCTGGGCGAATCTGCCCGCGAGCCGCAAGATGATGCCGCCCCGCTACCGCGACATCACTGCCGACGCGATCCCCGAGGTCAGAACGCCGGAGGCCTCCGTCAAGGTCATCGCCGGCACCGTCGCAGGCGTGACCGGGCCGGTGGACGACGTGGTCATCGACCCGCAGTACCTGGACTGCGCCATCGCCCCGGACAGGGAATTCATCCTCCCGACCCGCAGGGGTCACACCGCCTTCGCCTTTGTCCACGGCGGCGACGGGACCATCAACGGCAGCGCCGTTGCCAACGGCACCCTGGTGCTCTTCGAGGACGGGGACGAACTGGCGGCGACAGCGGGCAACGGTCCCCTGCGCCTGCTGCTCCTGACGGGCAAGCCCCTCCACGAACCCATCGCCTGGGGCGGCCCCATCGTCATGAACACCCAGGCCGAACTGGACCTCGCCTTTCAGGAACTGCGTGACGAAACGTTCCTCAAGCACCGGATCGACGCCGCCCGCTGA